The genomic region GGGCGGGAGGGCGGTGCTGCTCACCGCGCCGGATGTGCGCCGGCCCCTGCGCAGGCTCTGTGAGGGCGCCTTCCCGGACGTGGCGGTGCTCACCTACGGCGAGCTGGAAGGGGCCCTGCAGATTCGTCCCATCGGCCGGCTGTCGCCCGTGCCGATGGGGCGCTGATGCCGTCGGGAATGGCTCAGAGTCCCGTGCCGGTGCTGCCGGGGCTCTTGCTCTCGGAGACAGGGGACAGGTCCGTCTGGGCCTGCTGGGGCGGCGGACGGTTGACCCGGTCTCGCAGCTCCTTGCCCGTGCGGAAGAGCAGGCCGCGCTTGGGCTTCACCGGGATGACCTGTCCCGTCTTCGGATTGCGGCCCTGGTAGCCCTGGTAGTTCTTCACGTGGAAGGCACCCAGGCCGCGAATCTCGATGTTCTCCCCGCGGCAGAGGGCATCCTTCATCGACTCGAAAATCGTCTCGATGGTGGCCTCA from Pyxidicoccus trucidator harbors:
- a CDS encoding HU family DNA-binding protein, translating into MLKSDLINILVAKRGVTQKQAEATIETIFESMKDALCRGENIEIRGLGAFHVKNYQGYQGRNPKTGQVIPVKPKRGLLFRTGKELRDRVNRPPPQQAQTDLSPVSESKSPGSTGTGL